In a single window of the Acinetobacter sp. CS-2 genome:
- a CDS encoding inositol monophosphatase family protein: MEPMVVMAARAAQLVGQELLKAHQNRHKLDLQVEEKGIDGPVTRVDRYLEQLTIDTLRKSYKNHSFLGEEFGLQEGKGHDAEWCWVIDPLDGTLNFINGFPHFCISIAVQHKGVTQHGVIYDPVKDELFSASRGRGAMLNQRRIRVNVKDSLQNTFLAVGHAYRAKRNGEVISYAKNHFESLLNVTEAGAQYRRAGSAALDLAYVAAGRLDGYFELGLKPWDIAAGELIVKEAGGTVVDARGGADSMENGQVLACSMKMLKPLMQAVVPAWGDAAK, translated from the coding sequence ATGGAACCTATGGTGGTGATGGCTGCGCGTGCGGCTCAATTAGTTGGTCAAGAGCTTTTAAAAGCGCATCAAAATCGTCATAAACTCGATCTACAAGTCGAAGAAAAAGGGATTGATGGTCCGGTAACGCGTGTAGACCGTTATTTGGAACAATTGACTATCGATACGCTACGTAAAAGCTATAAAAACCACAGCTTCCTTGGTGAAGAGTTTGGTCTGCAAGAAGGTAAAGGTCACGACGCCGAATGGTGCTGGGTGATCGACCCGCTTGATGGAACTTTAAACTTCATTAACGGTTTCCCGCATTTCTGTATTTCTATTGCTGTTCAGCACAAAGGTGTGACTCAACACGGCGTGATTTATGACCCTGTAAAAGATGAGTTATTCTCTGCCAGTCGTGGTCGCGGTGCCATGTTGAATCAACGCCGTATTCGCGTAAATGTCAAAGACAGCCTGCAAAATACTTTCCTTGCCGTAGGTCATGCTTACCGTGCTAAACGTAACGGTGAAGTGATCTCTTATGCAAAAAACCATTTTGAGTCATTATTGAACGTGACTGAAGCGGGTGCACAATACCGTCGTGCAGGTTCTGCTGCATTAGATTTGGCTTATGTTGCTGCAGGCCGTTTGGATGGTTATTTTGAACTGGGTCTGAAACCGTGGGATATCGCTGCAGGCGAGCTCATCGTGAAAGAAGCGGGTGGTACTGTAGTGGATGCACGTGGTGGTGCCGATTCTATGGAAAATGGTCAAGTACTTGCTTGCTCTATGAAAATGCTTAAGCCTTTAATGCAAGCTGTTGTTCCGGCTTGGGGTGACGCAGCGAAGTAA
- the hemN gene encoding oxygen-independent coproporphyrinogen III oxidase codes for MTRSLIQKYNVPGPRYTSYPTVPYWEAEPFSLDLWKQSLKRSFDESNSSEGISLYIHLPFCESLCTFCGCHKRVTKKHEMEQPYIQAVLKEWDLYCQLLVTKPKIKEIHLGGGTPTFFSVEHLQQLIQGILAKAEVAAEHEFSFEGHPNNTTREHLQALYDLGFRRVSYGVQDYNETVQKAIHRMQPFEHVQRVTEWAREIGYTSISHDLVFGLPFQSLQDVLNTIDQTNRLRPDRLAFYSYAHVPWIKGNGQRGFKDADVPKDEIKRQCYEEGKNKLLAQGYHEIGMDHFALEKDSMCQSFKQGTLHRNFMGYTASKTQVMIGLGISSISDSWYSFAQNEKKLEDYYARLEQNEIPVVKGHVLSTEDLMIRKHILNLMCTFTTSWASKEMQFPELPEVLRQLAEMQQDQLLQIDEQGITVTEQGKPFVRNICMAFDLRLKRRVPENRIFSMTI; via the coding sequence ATGACGCGTTCTTTAATTCAAAAATATAATGTACCCGGACCCCGTTATACCAGTTATCCAACGGTGCCGTATTGGGAAGCCGAGCCATTTTCGCTTGATCTGTGGAAGCAGAGCTTAAAACGTTCCTTTGATGAATCCAACTCAAGTGAAGGCATCAGTCTGTATATCCATCTGCCATTTTGTGAAAGCCTGTGTACCTTTTGCGGCTGCCATAAACGTGTCACGAAAAAGCATGAGATGGAACAGCCTTATATTCAGGCCGTGCTGAAAGAATGGGACTTGTATTGCCAGTTGCTGGTAACAAAGCCGAAAATTAAAGAAATTCATTTGGGCGGCGGCACACCGACCTTCTTTTCGGTTGAGCATTTACAACAGTTAATTCAGGGCATCTTGGCAAAGGCAGAGGTGGCTGCCGAGCATGAATTCAGTTTTGAAGGGCATCCTAACAATACCACCCGTGAACATCTGCAAGCCTTATATGATCTGGGCTTTCGTCGGGTCAGTTACGGAGTTCAGGACTACAATGAAACGGTGCAAAAAGCCATCCACCGGATGCAGCCTTTTGAACATGTACAGCGTGTAACGGAGTGGGCACGTGAAATTGGTTATACGTCCATTTCACATGATCTGGTTTTTGGTCTACCTTTTCAGAGTTTGCAAGATGTGCTGAATACCATTGATCAAACCAATCGGTTAAGGCCGGACCGTTTGGCGTTTTATAGCTATGCCCATGTGCCCTGGATTAAGGGCAATGGTCAGCGTGGCTTTAAAGATGCTGATGTACCGAAAGATGAAATAAAACGCCAGTGCTATGAAGAAGGAAAAAATAAGCTACTGGCGCAAGGTTATCATGAAATTGGTATGGATCATTTTGCTCTAGAAAAAGACAGTATGTGCCAGTCCTTTAAACAGGGGACTTTACATCGTAATTTTATGGGCTATACCGCATCCAAAACCCAAGTGATGATTGGCTTGGGGATTTCTTCGATTAGCGACAGCTGGTACAGCTTTGCGCAAAATGAAAAAAAACTGGAAGACTACTATGCACGTCTGGAGCAAAATGAAATTCCGGTGGTCAAAGGCCATGTGCTGAGTACAGAAGACCTGATGATCCGTAAACATATCTTGAACTTGATGTGTACTTTTACTACATCTTGGGCATCAAAAGAGATGCAATTTCCTGAATTGCCCGAGGTTTTGCGGCAACTTGCAGAAATGCAGCAGGATCAGTTGTTACAGATTGATGAGCAGGGCATTACTGTGACTGAGCAAGGCAAGCCTTTTGTGCGTAATATCTGTATGGCCTTTGATTTACGCCTAAAACGCCGCGTTCCGGAGAATCGAATTTTTTCGATGACGATTTAA
- the dxs gene encoding 1-deoxy-D-xylulose-5-phosphate synthase, with product MLYTEIPTHRPVTPLLNAIDHPQQLRLLERSQLEQVADELRQYILYAAGQSGGHFGANLGVIELTVALHYCFNTPHDRLIWDVGHQAYPHKALTGRREQLTTIRAKDGLAAFPAREESIFDTFGVGHSSTAISAGLGMALARRYQNDPCEVVSIIGDGAMTAGMAFEAMNDAVAHDADLIVVLNDNDMSISCSTGGFAKHLAAIWERGESVNVTDEGDAYIQPHPEWTYNSRLHCAATEAADNLFKAIGFDYFGPFDGHDVNQLVQVFNALKKRKGPRLIHVYTKKGKGFAPAEADQIKYHAISKLNTVSSSNAAPKYSDVFGQWLCDEATQDQRLLAITPAMCEGSGMVQFAKQFPERFFDVAIAEQHAVTLAAGMACEGLKPVVAIYSTFLQRGYDQLIHDVALQNLDVTFGIDRAGLVGEDGPTHAGAYDYAFMRTVPNMVIMAPKDENECRQMLHTAYLYNGPAAVRYPRGNGVGVEIQQQMTALEIGKAEIVASFNEFQEEQISILAFGSRVSVAVEAAQTLAASHEVGVRVVNMRFVKPLDEQIIEQLAATTSLFVTVEEHAVMAGAGSAVNEYLAQAQIVKPILNLGLADIFMHQASHAQMLQQAGLDAKGIEKSVELAWSKLVQSVS from the coding sequence ATGTTGTATACAGAAATACCGACTCACCGACCTGTAACTCCGTTGCTGAATGCGATTGATCATCCGCAACAATTACGATTGCTCGAGCGCAGCCAACTAGAACAAGTGGCAGATGAGTTACGTCAGTACATTTTGTATGCAGCAGGACAAAGCGGTGGACACTTTGGTGCTAACCTGGGAGTGATCGAACTCACTGTGGCTTTGCACTATTGTTTTAATACGCCGCATGACCGTCTGATCTGGGATGTGGGTCATCAGGCCTATCCGCATAAAGCTTTGACTGGTCGCCGTGAACAGTTGACCACCATTCGTGCCAAAGACGGTTTGGCTGCTTTTCCTGCACGTGAAGAATCGATATTCGATACTTTTGGCGTGGGACATTCTTCAACAGCTATTTCTGCGGGATTGGGCATGGCACTGGCACGCCGTTATCAGAACGATCCGTGTGAAGTGGTGTCGATCATTGGAGATGGTGCCATGACGGCCGGTATGGCCTTTGAAGCCATGAATGATGCCGTTGCACATGATGCAGATTTAATCGTGGTACTGAATGACAATGACATGTCTATTTCGTGCAGTACCGGTGGATTTGCCAAACATTTGGCAGCTATCTGGGAACGTGGCGAATCGGTGAATGTTACTGATGAGGGTGATGCATATATCCAGCCGCATCCGGAATGGACTTACAATTCTCGTTTGCACTGTGCTGCCACTGAAGCTGCAGATAATCTGTTTAAAGCCATTGGTTTTGACTATTTTGGCCCATTTGACGGCCATGATGTCAATCAATTGGTACAGGTATTTAATGCCCTAAAAAAACGTAAAGGTCCGCGTTTAATTCATGTCTATACCAAAAAGGGTAAAGGATTTGCGCCTGCGGAAGCCGATCAGATTAAATACCATGCCATCAGTAAATTAAATACTGTATCTTCAAGCAATGCAGCACCGAAATATTCCGATGTGTTTGGACAATGGCTCTGTGATGAAGCTACCCAAGATCAGCGTTTGCTGGCGATTACGCCGGCTATGTGTGAAGGTTCGGGCATGGTGCAGTTTGCCAAACAGTTCCCGGAACGCTTTTTTGATGTGGCGATTGCCGAACAGCATGCCGTGACCTTGGCGGCAGGGATGGCCTGTGAGGGCTTAAAACCGGTGGTAGCGATTTATTCGACTTTTCTGCAACGCGGTTATGATCAGCTGATTCATGATGTGGCCTTGCAAAATCTGGATGTCACTTTTGGCATCGACCGTGCCGGGCTGGTGGGTGAAGATGGCCCAACCCATGCCGGTGCTTATGACTATGCCTTTATGCGTACTGTACCTAATATGGTCATTATGGCGCCTAAAGATGAAAATGAATGTCGTCAGATGCTGCATACCGCTTATTTATACAATGGTCCAGCGGCGGTACGTTACCCGCGTGGCAATGGTGTAGGGGTTGAAATTCAGCAACAAATGACGGCTTTGGAGATTGGTAAAGCAGAAATTGTGGCCAGTTTTAATGAATTTCAAGAAGAGCAGATCAGCATTCTGGCATTCGGTAGCCGTGTCAGTGTCGCGGTAGAAGCAGCACAAACACTCGCCGCTAGTCATGAGGTGGGGGTGCGTGTGGTGAATATGCGCTTCGTTAAACCGCTGGATGAGCAGATTATTGAACAGCTTGCTGCGACAACCAGTCTATTTGTCACTGTTGAAGAACATGCCGTGATGGCAGGCGCAGGCAGTGCGGTAAACGAGTATTTGGCGCAGGCACAAATTGTAAAACCAATCTTGAATTTGGGGCTGGCAGACATCTTCATGCACCAGGCTTCACATGCACAGATGTTGCAACAAGCCGGGCTGGATGCCAAAGGAATTGAAAAATCAGTTGAATTGGCCTGGTCAAAGCTTGTGCAGTCGGTGTCCTGA
- the ribA gene encoding GTP cyclohydrolase II: MPIEFVATSRLPTAFGEFKITVFQDPKTGEEHVALSKGLDMPPVGPVLVRIHSECLTGDAFASLKCDCGPQLQATQKLINEVGQGVILYLRQEGRGIGLTNKIRAYALQDQGHDTVDANLMLNLPADARHYDMCTIMLDHLQVKQVKLITNNPSKIQALQELGIDVVDRVPLTVGLNPFNAEYLKTKHERMAHMYKKGDF, from the coding sequence GTGCCCATAGAATTTGTCGCGACTTCAAGATTACCAACCGCTTTTGGTGAATTTAAAATCACGGTATTTCAAGATCCTAAAACGGGTGAAGAACATGTAGCACTGTCTAAAGGTCTGGATATGCCGCCTGTCGGACCGGTATTGGTGAGAATACATTCTGAGTGTTTAACCGGTGATGCCTTTGCTTCACTGAAATGCGATTGCGGCCCGCAACTGCAAGCCACCCAGAAACTGATTAATGAAGTCGGTCAAGGCGTGATTCTGTATTTACGTCAGGAAGGTCGCGGTATTGGACTAACCAACAAGATTCGTGCCTATGCCCTGCAAGATCAGGGACACGATACGGTTGATGCCAACTTGATGCTGAACTTGCCCGCGGATGCACGACACTATGACATGTGTACCATCATGCTGGACCATTTACAGGTCAAGCAGGTTAAACTGATTACCAATAACCCTTCAAAGATTCAGGCACTACAAGAACTGGGCATTGATGTGGTTGACCGTGTGCCGCTCACTGTCGGTTTAAATCCTTTTAATGCCGAGTATTTAAAAACCAAACATGAACGCATGGCGCATATGTATAAGAAAGGCGATTTTTAA
- the aroE gene encoding shikimate dehydrogenase, producing MSKQFAVIGNPIEQSRSPELHHAFAKKTGINLSYSKRLAPLDGFAANIEEFFAQGGMGMNVTVPFKEQAFAACAVLTERAKIAKAVNTLWMQDGKLYGDNTDGQGLVDAIKALEWNLTDAEILIIGAGGATRGVIYPLVQAGAKKIVIANRTLARAEQLVTDLRPAVPQATLEATSLNDLAGHFEIVINATSASLTGDALVLPEALQFEYAYEMAYGKPSSFLDQAKTRGVPTSEGYGMLVGQAIEAFYIWNGIKPELKDFL from the coding sequence ATGAGCAAACAATTTGCCGTGATTGGCAATCCAATCGAACAATCACGTTCTCCAGAACTGCATCATGCTTTTGCTAAAAAAACTGGCATTAACCTGAGCTATAGCAAACGCCTTGCCCCACTGGATGGCTTTGCAGCCAATATCGAGGAGTTTTTTGCTCAGGGCGGTATGGGCATGAATGTGACCGTGCCCTTCAAAGAGCAAGCTTTTGCAGCCTGTGCCGTATTAACCGAACGTGCCAAAATTGCCAAGGCAGTCAATACCCTATGGATGCAGGATGGCAAGCTGTATGGCGACAATACTGATGGTCAAGGTCTGGTCGATGCCATCAAGGCCCTAGAGTGGAATTTAACCGATGCCGAAATTCTGATTATAGGTGCGGGCGGTGCAACCCGTGGTGTCATCTACCCCTTGGTACAGGCGGGTGCGAAAAAAATTGTCATCGCTAACCGGACTTTAGCCCGTGCAGAACAACTGGTTACCGATTTAAGACCTGCTGTGCCGCAAGCCACCCTTGAAGCCACTTCTTTAAATGATCTGGCTGGTCATTTTGAGATTGTCATTAATGCAACTTCGGCAAGTTTAACCGGTGATGCCTTGGTTTTACCTGAAGCTTTACAATTTGAGTATGCCTACGAAATGGCCTATGGCAAGCCATCCAGCTTTTTAGATCAAGCCAAAACCCGCGGTGTTCCGACCTCGGAAGGTTATGGCATGCTGGTTGGACAGGCGATTGAAGCTTTTTATATCTGGAACGGCATTAAACCTGAATTAAAAGACTTTCTTTAA
- the hemF gene encoding oxygen-dependent coproporphyrinogen oxidase → MQHPTSADIQRVREFLLDLQSRICSALEQQEQQGGGTAQFEIDDWQRPEGGGGRSRVLQKGSVIEKGGVMFSHINIAKLPASATERHPQIAGAKAQAMGVSLVIHPKNPNVPTSHANVRLFVAEKEGQDPVWWFGGGFDLTPFYPNNEDVLAWHQTAHELCAPFGDTVYAEHKKWCDDYFYLKHRDEQRGIGGLFFDDLNQWDFETCFQYIQAVGNGYLEAIVPIFQRNQDKPYSEAQRDFQLYRRGRYVEYNLVYDRGTLFGLQTGGRIESILVSMPPLAAWSYRPEWEENSPEKCLTDYYLKPHDWLTELKK, encoded by the coding sequence ATGCAGCATCCTACATCTGCCGATATTCAACGCGTTCGCGAATTCCTGCTTGATCTGCAAAGCCGTATTTGCTCGGCACTTGAACAACAAGAACAACAAGGAGGCGGCACAGCTCAATTCGAAATTGATGACTGGCAGCGCCCTGAAGGCGGTGGCGGCCGTTCACGGGTCTTGCAAAAGGGCAGCGTCATTGAAAAAGGCGGAGTCATGTTCTCTCACATCAACATTGCTAAACTCCCCGCTTCTGCCACAGAACGCCATCCCCAAATTGCCGGTGCTAAAGCCCAGGCTATGGGTGTGTCTTTAGTGATTCATCCGAAGAATCCCAATGTGCCAACTTCACATGCCAACGTGCGCCTGTTTGTGGCCGAAAAAGAAGGTCAGGATCCAGTGTGGTGGTTTGGTGGCGGTTTCGACTTAACACCATTTTATCCAAATAATGAAGATGTCTTGGCGTGGCATCAAACTGCGCATGAGCTATGTGCACCATTTGGTGATACGGTGTATGCGGAACACAAAAAATGGTGTGATGATTATTTCTATTTAAAACATCGCGACGAACAGCGTGGTATTGGCGGCTTATTTTTTGATGATTTAAATCAGTGGGATTTTGAAACCTGCTTTCAATACATTCAAGCCGTCGGCAATGGTTATCTGGAAGCGATTGTTCCCATCTTTCAACGCAATCAGGATAAACCGTATAGCGAAGCACAGCGCGATTTCCAGCTTTACCGTCGTGGCCGTTATGTCGAATATAACCTGGTCTATGACCGGGGGACTTTGTTTGGTCTGCAAACCGGTGGTCGAATTGAATCGATTTTGGTCAGTATGCCCCCATTGGCAGCCTGGTCGTATCGTCCAGAATGGGAGGAAAATTCGCCTGAAAAATGCTTAACCGACTATTATCTCAAACCGCATGACTGGTTGACCGAACTTAAAAAATAA